The Rhodothermus marinus DSM 4252 DNA segment CGGGGTAGGGTTACGGTTGTGGTGGCGGGAGAGGCCGGAGGCTGTGCGGCAGGTGCGGCCCTGCGTAGAGACGAGGGGTTGGTTGGCGAGCGGCCTAATATTCGGATTGATGAGTGGATTTGCAGTGGTGAACAGTCAGGCGGGGACGGTGTTGCTGGGAATGTTTGCCGAGCCGGAGGCGGTGGGAGTGTTTCGTGTGGCGTTGCAGGTGGCGGCGCTGGCATCGTTTGCGTTGCAGGCGGTGAATCTGGTAGTGGCGCCGCGTTTTGCAGAGCTATACGCGCAAGGTGAGATGGCGAAGTTAGAGCGACTGGCGGTAGGAAGCGCCCGGGCGGTATTTGCGTTCAACGTAGTGCTGACGGTGGGTTTTGTAGGGGTGGGGCGGTTCTTTTTCGAGCAGGTGTTCGGGAAAGAGTTCGCGGCAGCCTATGGGCCGTTGCTGGTGCTGCTGGTGGGGCAAATGGTAAATTCAGCAGTGGGGTCGGTGGGGTATTTACTGAGCATGACGGGGCATGAGCGGGAGACGGCCCAGGGAATGGCCGTGGCGGCAGTGGTGAATGTGGTGCTGGGATTAGCGCTGATTCCGTGGTGGGGGATTTACGGGGCTTCGGTGGCCACGGCGGTGGCGATGGGGGTGTGGAATGGAATATTGTGGTGGCGTGTAAGGAAGCGACTTCAAATAGAGAGTTGGGCGTTTTATAGAGAAACAGAGTTGTCAGAGCAATGATGCTCCCAAATTTTTTCATTATTGGAGCACCCAAATGTGGCACAACCTCATTAGCAACTTGGTTGGCAGAACACCCAAATATTTACATGGCTCCTTTAAAAGAACCTTTCTTTTTTTCTGAAGATATTAATTATCGGTGGGTTAAGTCTTGGAAGATGTACAAAAGGCTATTTAAAGATGTAACACAAAACCACAAAGCTGTCGGTGAGGCTTCTCCTTTTTATCTATTTTCACGAATAGCGATTCCTAAAATTGAGATGAATATTAAAAATGCCAAATATATAGTTATGATACGAAATCCAATAGAGATGGCTTATTCTTGGTATGAACAAAATTATCGCGTTTTTATTGAG contains these protein-coding regions:
- a CDS encoding lipopolysaccharide biosynthesis protein — protein: MKRTSVETSAEPLEAGNGQVGSKGGFRRLLRSRLVREISWSFVIRTARTGLVFLTTVMLARLLGAEGYGIYAYAYALVTLIAIPVQSGLAELMMRETARGMAEGRPELVRGVWQWMGRVVVLLLGVFVLLVGPVLVIWQGGLASISGQTMAWALVVLLFFGLGSLPGAALRGLGRVVLGLVPEYVVGPGLLLVLVGGVALVAREVLSPVVAMALHAGALLIAFGVGLRLWWRERPEAVRQVRPCVETRGWLASGLIFGLMSGFAVVNSQAGTVLLGMFAEPEAVGVFRVALQVAALASFALQAVNLVVAPRFAELYAQGEMAKLERLAVGSARAVFAFNVVLTVGFVGVGRFFFEQVFGKEFAAAYGPLLVLLVGQMVNSAVGSVGYLLSMTGHERETAQGMAVAAVVNVVLGLALIPWWGIYGASVATAVAMGVWNGILWWRVRKRLQIESWAFYRETELSEQ